From one Brachypodium distachyon strain Bd21 chromosome 4, Brachypodium_distachyon_v3.0, whole genome shotgun sequence genomic stretch:
- the LOC104585058 gene encoding ATP-dependent DNA helicase PIF2-like, whose product MADDYRQKGVSNEEIEQMVLRDIGNLLYSMGKDIKTFDLPDILGTDDMESLEQRELAEEMSIVLDKKDLELYETLNNEQRFAFDEIMDHVLQKKSKVFFIDGPGGTGKTYLYRALLAKVRSIKLIAIATATSGITASIMPGGRTAHSRFKIPINIQEDTMCNFSEQSGTAKLLNRASLIIWDEVAMTKRHAVEALDRTLQDITGHKLPFGGKVIVFGGDFRQVLPVVRRGTRAQIVDASIQKSYLWKDIKQIKLQRNMRGHNLIHGSPIFFSELAMVQKIQLEKTMYIYQKR is encoded by the coding sequence ATGGCTGATGATTATCGACAGAAGGGTGTAAGCAACGAAGAAATTGAGCAGATGGTTCTTAGAGATATTGGAAATTTACTCTATTCAATGGGGAAAGACATCAAGACCTTCGATCTTCCAGATATTTTGGGTACTGATGATATGGAAAGCTTAGAGCAGAGAGAACTGGCTGAAGAGATGTCTATTGTACTTGACAAGAAGGACTTGGAGTTGTATGAAACTCTAAACAATGAGCAACGCTTTGCTTTTGATGAAATAATGGACCATGTATTACAAAAGAAGAGTAAAGTATTTTTCATCGATGGTCCAGGTGGTACTGGAAAGACATATCTTTATAGAGCTTTATTAGCTAAAGTGCGCTCCATTAAGCTAATAGCCATCGCAACAGCCACATCCGGCATCACAGCTTCCATAATGCCCGGTGGTAGGACTGCCCATTCCAGATTTAAGATACCAATAAACATTCAAGAGGACACCATGTGTAACTTCAGTGAGCAAAGTGGAACTGCAAAATTACTTAACAGAGCATCTTTAATCATTTGGGATGAAGTTGCTATGACAAAACGACATGCTGTTGAGGCACTGGACAGAACCCTCCAAGATATTACTGGTCATAAATTACCGTTTGGAGGAAAAGTGATAGTTTTTGGAGGGGACTTTAGACAAGTTCTTCCTGTTGTGAGGCGTGGCACTAGAGCACAGATTGTAGATGCTTCTATTCAGAAATCTTATCTATGGAAAGatataaaacaaataaaactcCAGCGCAATATGAGAGGGCACAATTTGATCCATGGTTCTCCGATTTTCTTCTCAGAATTGGCAATGGTACAGAAAATACAATTGGAGAAGACTATGTACATCTACCAGAAGAGATAG
- the LOC100831275 gene encoding serine/threonine-protein kinase STY46-like, protein MSMAEAVGSTGGGSGSEDSVGDGGAARATPLAICSDVFERLVAGGHAEEASRSDSLLALQAHFAQLPISYHLYVDAGKAEYVLIHQKVLAEAKADRSRPAVHAHYLRFEELYVDTATTSGAREQGGDAGDALPTRIWRSRTQIHEIVFSSIDRPRLLIKLSTLLSENGLNIREAHVFSTKDGYSIDVFVVDGWPVEDTVGLLTVLEDSISRNMVSWFGLESLSVQPFSAGDCESDIDITLLSIIKKLASGSCGHTFLGTYGGEEVSVKVLRSADATQILWKEFKQEILMLREVYHANIIRSIGSCIKPPHFYIITEYMSGGSLFDFLHNKHNVLDLPMILKFALDICRGMAYLHQKGIIHRDLKSANLLMDKDHVVKVADFGLSRYQDREGVMTAETGTYRWMAPEVMKHQQYGPAADVYSFAIVLWELMTSKMPYDTINPIQAAFNVWQGMRPQIPKNAHPRLLTLMQRCWDASPSKCPPFSDAIAELEDIKAEVQGATSGQTSQGEKRPSKTRKLDPSDPTV, encoded by the exons ATGTCgatggcggaggcggtggggaGTACGGGCGGCGGTTCCGGGAGCGAAGACagcgtcggcgacggcggggccgCAAGAGCGACGCCGCTCGCCATCTGCTCGGACGTGTTCGAgcggctcgtcgccggcgggcaCGCGGAGGAGGCGTCCCGCTCCGACTCCCTCCTCGCGCTCCAGGCCCACTTCGCCCAGCTTCCCATCAG TTATCATCTGTATGTGGATGCCGGGAAAGCAGAGTATGTGTTAATCCATCAGAAGGTTTTGGCAGAAGCAAAGGCCGATAGGTCTCGCCCAGCAGTCCATGCCCACTACCTCAGG TTTGAAGAGCTATATGTGGACACGGCAACTACCTCTGGTGCACGCGAACAAGGGGGTGATGCTGGTGATGCTCTTCCTACCAG GATATGGAGATCGCGTACACAAATTCACGAGATAGTCTTTTCATCTATTGACAGGCCCAGGCTCCTTATTAAG CTGTCTACATTGCTTTCTGAGAATGGACTGAACATCAGAGAAGCGCATGTTTTCTCAACAAAAGATGGCTATTCAATTGATGTTTTTGTAGTTGATGGTTGGCCTGTTGAG GATACAGTGGGCTTGCTTACCGTGCTAGAGGACTCAATTTCAAGAAACATG GTTTCATGGTTTGGCTTGGAGTCCTTAAGTGTACAACCATTCAGTGCAGGAGATTGTGAATCGGATATTGACATAACACTTCTGAGCATAATAAAGAAGCTCGCTTCTGGATCGTGTGGACATAC GTTTCTTGGAACTTATGGTGGTGAGGAGGTTTCTGTTAAAGTTCTAAGATCTGCGGATGCGACTCAGATTCTTTGGAAAGAATTTAAGCAAGAAATCCTCATGTTAAG ggaAGTTTATCATGCCAATATTATTCGATCGATTGGTTCATGCATAAAACCACCTCACTTTTACATAATTACAG AATACATGTCTGGAGGAAGCCTATTTGATTTCTTGCATAATAAGCATAATGTCCTGGATCTCCCAATGATTCTGAAGTTCGCACTTGACATATGCCGAGGGATGGCTTACTTGCATCAGAAGGGCATTATTCATAGGGATTTAAAGTCTGCAAACCTTTTAATGGATAAAGATCAT GTTGTGAAAGTGGCAGATTTCGGACTTTCTCGTTACCAGGATCGAGAGGGTGTTATGACTGCTGAAACTGGAACGTACAGATGGATGGCTCCTGAG GTTATGAAGCACCAGCAATATGGCCCAGCTGCAGATGTTTACAGTTTTGCTATTGTACTTTGGGAGCTAATGACATCCAAG ATGCCATATGATACCATAAACCCCATCCAAGCAGCTTTTAATGTGTGGCAG GGAATGCGTCCGCAGATTCCAAAAAATGCACATCCCAGGCTATTAACCCTGATGCAGAGATGTTGGGATGCCTCCCCATCTAAATGCCCACCATTCTCAGATGCAATTGCTGAACTAGAGGATATTAAGGCAGAGGTTCAG GGAGCAACATCAGGGCAGACGAGCCAGGGCGAAAAGAGGCCGTCCAAGACACGGAAGCTGGACCCCTCCGATCCTACTGTTTGA